A single window of Drosophila suzukii chromosome 3, CBGP_Dsuzu_IsoJpt1.0, whole genome shotgun sequence DNA harbors:
- the LOC139353252 gene encoding uncharacterized protein, which translates to MDYDGNSCARNWVTQLQNIAQVYNLDSFGVRMLLIAKLKGKAQVWLHANATRILEPTDHLCEQLILAFATKMSKGELRNAFQNRQWRSGERFASYFEEKVMLANDINIDKEELLENIIEGIPAPGLRDQARIQCFAEPGQILKAFSAIRLPERKQEVNSSQHSSGKIADTKDFRCANCNSKGHYAKDCQKPKREPGSCYACGKFGHFVGQCPERKSANANKYHAS; encoded by the exons ATGGACTACGACGGCAACTCGTGTGCCCGTAACTGGGTCACACAGCTGCAAAACATTGCGCAGGTGTACAACTTGGACTCGTTTGGTGTGCGCATGCTTCTTATTGCCAAACTAAAAGGAAAAGCCCAAGTTTGGCTGCACGCAAACGCAACACGCATTTTGGAGCCAACCGACCACCTTTGTGAGCAGCTGATCCTAGCATTTGCAACTAAGATGTCAAAGGGGGAGCTGAGGAACGCGTTCCAAAATCGTCAGTGGCGTTCAGGAGAAAGGTTCGCTTCTTATTTCGAGGAGAAAGTTATGCTGGCCAACGATATAAACATCGACAAGGAGGAGCTCCTCGAAAACATCATCGAAGGAATTCCAGCACCAGGGCTACGCGACCAAGCTCGCATACAATGTTTCGCCGAACCTGGGCAGATTTTGAAAGCCTTCTCTGCAATCCGTTTACCTGAACGAAAGCAGGAGGTCAATTCTTCGCAGCACTCTTCCGGAAAGATTGCAGACACAAAGGACTTCCGTTGCGCCAATTGCAACTCAAAGGGCCACTACGCCAAGGACTGTCAGAAACCGAAACGAGAGCCCGGATCATGCTACGCATGTGGCAAATTTGGACACTTTGTGGGTCAGTGCCCTGAGCGTAAAAGCgcaaatgcaaataaatac CATGCCTCATAG
- the LOC139352794 gene encoding myb-like protein Q, which yields MKSNEMDRINMLENTFKPITKPLNVIAENFLKKNKKANKYNNNNNNNNNNNNNNNNNKRELIKYDDHQHRGLQEGEQQQQQQQQQQQKQQQHVEMLKHKRRYSPKRVMRRRLDNTDNTNNDLEIKVCLQHKQQQQQQQQQQNLTPRRIEDTSIGMIRMN from the exons ATGAAGTCGAATGAAATGGATCGAATTAATATGCTGGAAAATACCTTTAAACCAATTACAAAACCTTTGAATGTGATTGCggaaaattttctaaaaaagaacaagaaggcaaacaaatacaacaacaacaacaacaacaacaacaacaacaacaacaacaacaacaataataagcGTGAACTGATAAAATATGATGATCATCAGCATCGAGGTCTTCAAGAAGGagaacaacagcagcagcagcaacaacaacaacaacaaaaacaacaacaacatgttGAAATGCTTAAACACAAAAGACGATACTCTCCAAAGAGGGTTATGCGAAGAAGACTAGATAACACCGACAACACAAACAACGATTTGGAGATAAAA GTTTGCTTACAAcacaaacagcagcagcagcagcagcagcaacaacaaaatcttACTCCAAGGAGGATAGAGGATACAAGTATTGGGATGATCCGAATGAATTAA